In one Flammeovirga yaeyamensis genomic region, the following are encoded:
- a CDS encoding T9SS type A sorting domain-containing protein, whose protein sequence is MNLKQLLFITSIFVVSNIWAQDEADFYTDKINDVTKTVNLVDDYGVNNQDDEDDSEALQRAIDELTELPNGGRINIPAGKYYFQSILVKSNIHITIDTEALIYPTDPGNDKNYVIMSIGKDNEETRNVSVRGVDGYYTVDVSKARNPNVRMFQLVNVKNFLISDMHLVDDNSKFSAITIGYSTYNGEYVSSENGVIKDCSTVGAHYGYGLIQSQALKNTFFKNLWGEGGVTLRLETGLNKMNDLQVGGNFDIYGQNIYCENGNAAVMISPHAIKNGHVEIDGVEAVNTGFAVRIGKGYVTSSQEALGITPGYYASTSIVKNVKATYGCSAQVKSKHFKYFPCEEKQWIGTEYNPDGESYPAPAVANILNTADGNNNTALGYFDVAISNTESIGFKNQPKDVVTEADENTDCGEIPPVTDGCDCECNNSGGISNLPPQDDPTYFVFPNPSPDKFKIRGDIRDTDQIHVINQYGAVINVEPIYYDTRWVVNLQNQPIGIYFLNINGTIIKLLKE, encoded by the coding sequence ATGAATCTTAAACAATTACTTTTTATCACTTCTATTTTTGTGGTATCCAACATTTGGGCACAAGATGAAGCTGATTTTTACACGGACAAAATCAATGATGTAACTAAAACCGTCAACTTAGTAGATGATTATGGGGTGAATAATCAAGATGATGAAGACGACAGTGAAGCTTTGCAAAGAGCAATTGATGAACTCACCGAACTACCGAATGGAGGAAGAATAAATATTCCGGCAGGGAAGTACTATTTTCAATCTATTCTTGTCAAATCAAACATCCACATTACAATAGATACAGAAGCACTTATTTATCCTACCGATCCTGGTAATGACAAGAACTATGTGATTATGAGTATTGGAAAAGATAATGAAGAGACTCGAAATGTAAGTGTGAGAGGTGTGGATGGTTATTACACCGTAGATGTTAGCAAAGCACGAAACCCGAATGTCAGAATGTTCCAATTGGTCAACGTCAAAAACTTTTTGATTTCTGATATGCATCTCGTAGATGATAACTCAAAATTCTCAGCCATTACTATTGGCTATTCGACTTACAATGGAGAATATGTAAGTTCAGAAAACGGAGTGATTAAAGACTGTAGTACTGTTGGTGCACATTATGGATATGGATTAATTCAATCTCAAGCGTTAAAAAATACCTTTTTCAAAAACCTTTGGGGTGAAGGTGGTGTAACGCTTCGATTAGAAACGGGATTGAATAAAATGAATGATCTTCAAGTAGGTGGAAATTTTGATATCTATGGCCAAAACATCTATTGTGAAAATGGGAATGCTGCAGTAATGATTTCTCCACATGCAATTAAGAACGGACACGTAGAAATTGATGGTGTAGAAGCAGTAAATACTGGTTTTGCGGTACGTATTGGTAAAGGGTATGTTACAAGTTCCCAAGAAGCTTTAGGAATCACTCCGGGATATTACGCCAGTACTTCTATTGTCAAAAACGTAAAAGCTACTTACGGTTGTAGTGCTCAAGTAAAATCAAAACATTTTAAATATTTCCCTTGTGAGGAAAAGCAATGGATAGGAACAGAATATAATCCTGATGGGGAAAGTTACCCAGCACCAGCAGTAGCTAATATTTTAAATACTGCAGATGGTAACAATAATACAGCTTTAGGTTATTTTGATGTCGCTATTTCAAATACTGAATCTATTGGGTTTAAAAACCAACCGAAAGACGTTGTGACGGAAGCAGATGAAAATACTGATTGTGGAGAAATTCCTCCTGTAACCGATGGTTGTGACTGCGAATGCAACAACAGTGGAGGTATTTCTAACTTACCACCTCAAGATGATCCTACCTATTTTGTTTTCCCTAACCCATCGCCAGATAAATTTAAAATTAGAGGAGATATTAGAGATACAGATCAAATTCACGTCATCAATCAGTATGGTGCTGTAATAAATGTAGAACCAATTTATTATGATACAAGATGGGTAGTAAATCTGCAGAATCAGCCTATTGGTATTTACTTCTTAAACATAAATGGAACAATTATTAAGTTGTTAAAAGAATAA